In the Oryzias latipes chromosome 9, ASM223467v1 genome, one interval contains:
- the ankrd13a gene encoding ankyrin repeat domain-containing protein 13A isoform X3, with product MSTANDVSEDFRVKFPLHVAVWDNDYRRLEEQIRLQNDIDNVDPRGRTALHLAVSLGHLESVRVLLRHGAAVTKENANNWTVLQEAVSTGDPEMVQLVLQRRDYLKASTALGGVPELLSKIRKSPDFYMEMKWEFTSWIPLLSRVCPSDVCRIWKSGACLRVDATLLGFENMTWIRGRRSYIFRGDDSCAELMEINHDDQVVDVERFNISQEMEDVTLESMQPPEQEVAKRLTTPIVNTYLDTKDIAFERSKSGIWGWRSDKTEAVNGFEAKVFTVNNVNVVIRTRTEHLTDEEKARIKSERNVLESLLGTVEQHISAQGDLTLEYATATNPTAILPEEYFNPEFDLGNRDIGRPIELSIRTQKFKGTLWMSEEHPLSLVEQVTPIIDLMARTSSHFARLRDFVTLKFPPGFPVKIEIPLFHVLNAKITFGNVNKCSTEEEVTTTPAATPTSAGEEEAAAAEPPLFRVCSSVFEVPANYHRRGVSRHMPVSNNDEELLQYAIHQSLLESHGQGIWDVADGDFVDVMPSIPNDRSVPEGILVDIANSSSPPSASSPDSDLHLALELSTQAQQEEERMRKQEEEELQRILQLSLTDK from the exons ATGTCCACGGCTAACGACGTTAGCGAAGACTTCAGAGTGAAGTTTCCCCTGCATGTCGCAGTGTGGGACAATGATTACAGAAGACTGGAGGAACAAATAAGGCTACAG aacgACATTGACAACGTTGACCCCAGAGGTCGAACAGCATTACACCTGGCCGTGTCACTGGGACACCTGGAATCAGTGAGAGTCCTCCTGAGACATGGTGCTGCAGTAACTAAAGAAAATGCCAACAACTGGACAG TGTTGCAGGAAGCAGTGAGCACTGGAGATCCAGAGATGGTCCAGTTGGTCCTTCAGCGCAGAGACTACCTCAAAGCCTCCACTGCTTTGGGAGGAGTTCCAGAGCTCCTGTCAAAGATTCGAAAG TCTCCAGACTTCTATATGGAAATGAAGTGGGAATTCACCAGCTGGA TTCCTCTTCTATCACGGGTTTGTCCAAGCGATGTCTGCCGCATATGGAAAAGTGGTGCCTGCCTGCGAGTGGATGCCACTCTTCTTGGCTTTGAAAACATGACATGGATCAGAGGTCGTAGGAGCTACATATTCAGAGGAGATG ATTCGTGTGCAGAGCTGATGGAGATAAACCACGACGATCAAGTGGTTGATGTTGAACGCTTCAACATATCTCAAGAAATGGAAGACGTGACATTGGAATCGATGCAGCCTCCAGAGCAGGAAGTCGCTAAAAGGCTGACCACCCCTATTGTCAACACATACTTGGACACAAAGGACATTGCCTTTGAGAG GTCCAAGTCTGGGATCTGGGGCTGGAGATCGGACAAAACAGAAGCAGTCAATGGATTTGAAGCAAAG GTTTTCACTGTCAACAATGTAAACGTGGTCATCAGGACAAGGACAGAGCATCTAACGGATGAGGAGAAGGCCAGGATTAAAA gtgaaaGAAATGTTCTGGAGTCCCTGCTGGGAACGGTGGAGCAGCACATCAGTGCACAGGGG GACTTGACACTTGAATATGCAACTGCCACAAATCCCACTGCAATCCTCCCAGAGGAGTACTTTAATCCAGAGTTTGACCTGGGAAACAGAGATATCGGCCGTCCCATTGAGCTGAGCATTCGAACTCAAAA GTTTAAAGGTACCCTCTGGATGAGTGAGGAGCATCCTCTGTCCCTGGTAGAGCAGGTGACCCCCATCATTGACCTTATGGCTCGAACCAGTTCCCATTTTGCACGTCTCCGAGACTTTGTGACCCTGAAATTTCCCCCTGGGTTTCCTGTTAAGATAg AGATTCCTCTGTTTCATGTACTGAATGCCAAAATTACATTTGGCAATGTAAATAAATGCAGCACTGAAGAAGAAGTGACCACAACACCGGCAGCCACACCCACATCCGCAGGAGAagaggaagcagcagcag CAGAACCTCCTCTGTTTCGGGTGTGTTCCTCGGTGTTTGAGGTACCAGCCAATTATCACCGCCGGGGGGTCAGCCGCCACATGCCAGTGTCCAACAATGACGAGGAGCTTTTGCAGTACGCCATTCATCAGAGTCTCTTGGAGTCTCATGGTCAG GGCATCTGGGATGTTGCTGATGGGGATTTTGTGGATGTCATGCCAAGCATCCCAAATGACAG GAGCGTCCCAGAAGGCATCCTGGTAGACATTGCCAACAGCTCTAGCCCCCCCTCTGCCTCTAGCCCCgactctgaccttcatcttgcGCTGGAGCTCTCTACACAAGCTcagcaggaagaggagaggatgaggaagcaggaggaagaggagctgcagaggatCTTACAGCTGTCGCTCACAGACAAGTAA
- the ankrd13a gene encoding ankyrin repeat domain-containing protein 13A isoform X1 translates to MSTANDVSEDFRVKFPLHVAVWDNDYRRLEEQIRLQNDIDNVDPRGRTALHLAVSLGHLESVRVLLRHGAAVTKENANNWTVLQEAVSTGDPEMVQLVLQRRDYLKASTALGGVPELLSKIRKSPDFYMEMKWEFTSWIPLLSRVCPSDVCRIWKSGACLRVDATLLGFENMTWIRGRRSYIFRGDDSCAELMEINHDDQVVDVERFNISQEMEDVTLESMQPPEQEVAKRLTTPIVNTYLDTKDIAFERSKSGIWGWRSDKTEAVNGFEAKVFTVNNVNVVIRTRTEHLTDEEKARIKSERNVLESLLGTVEQHISAQGDLTLEYATATNPTAILPEEYFNPEFDLGNRDIGRPIELSIRTQKFKGTLWMSEEHPLSLVEQVTPIIDLMARTSSHFARLRDFVTLKFPPGFPVKIEIPLFHVLNAKITFGNVNKCSTEEEVTTTPAATPTSAGEEEAAAAEPPLFRVCSSVFEVPANYHRRGVSRHMPVSNNDEELLQYAIHQSLLESHGQQGIWDVADGDFVDVMPSIPNDRSVPEGILVDIANSSSPPSASSPDSDLHLALELSTQAQQEEERMRKQEEEELQRILQLSLTDK, encoded by the exons ATGTCCACGGCTAACGACGTTAGCGAAGACTTCAGAGTGAAGTTTCCCCTGCATGTCGCAGTGTGGGACAATGATTACAGAAGACTGGAGGAACAAATAAGGCTACAG aacgACATTGACAACGTTGACCCCAGAGGTCGAACAGCATTACACCTGGCCGTGTCACTGGGACACCTGGAATCAGTGAGAGTCCTCCTGAGACATGGTGCTGCAGTAACTAAAGAAAATGCCAACAACTGGACAG TGTTGCAGGAAGCAGTGAGCACTGGAGATCCAGAGATGGTCCAGTTGGTCCTTCAGCGCAGAGACTACCTCAAAGCCTCCACTGCTTTGGGAGGAGTTCCAGAGCTCCTGTCAAAGATTCGAAAG TCTCCAGACTTCTATATGGAAATGAAGTGGGAATTCACCAGCTGGA TTCCTCTTCTATCACGGGTTTGTCCAAGCGATGTCTGCCGCATATGGAAAAGTGGTGCCTGCCTGCGAGTGGATGCCACTCTTCTTGGCTTTGAAAACATGACATGGATCAGAGGTCGTAGGAGCTACATATTCAGAGGAGATG ATTCGTGTGCAGAGCTGATGGAGATAAACCACGACGATCAAGTGGTTGATGTTGAACGCTTCAACATATCTCAAGAAATGGAAGACGTGACATTGGAATCGATGCAGCCTCCAGAGCAGGAAGTCGCTAAAAGGCTGACCACCCCTATTGTCAACACATACTTGGACACAAAGGACATTGCCTTTGAGAG GTCCAAGTCTGGGATCTGGGGCTGGAGATCGGACAAAACAGAAGCAGTCAATGGATTTGAAGCAAAG GTTTTCACTGTCAACAATGTAAACGTGGTCATCAGGACAAGGACAGAGCATCTAACGGATGAGGAGAAGGCCAGGATTAAAA gtgaaaGAAATGTTCTGGAGTCCCTGCTGGGAACGGTGGAGCAGCACATCAGTGCACAGGGG GACTTGACACTTGAATATGCAACTGCCACAAATCCCACTGCAATCCTCCCAGAGGAGTACTTTAATCCAGAGTTTGACCTGGGAAACAGAGATATCGGCCGTCCCATTGAGCTGAGCATTCGAACTCAAAA GTTTAAAGGTACCCTCTGGATGAGTGAGGAGCATCCTCTGTCCCTGGTAGAGCAGGTGACCCCCATCATTGACCTTATGGCTCGAACCAGTTCCCATTTTGCACGTCTCCGAGACTTTGTGACCCTGAAATTTCCCCCTGGGTTTCCTGTTAAGATAg AGATTCCTCTGTTTCATGTACTGAATGCCAAAATTACATTTGGCAATGTAAATAAATGCAGCACTGAAGAAGAAGTGACCACAACACCGGCAGCCACACCCACATCCGCAGGAGAagaggaagcagcagcag CAGAACCTCCTCTGTTTCGGGTGTGTTCCTCGGTGTTTGAGGTACCAGCCAATTATCACCGCCGGGGGGTCAGCCGCCACATGCCAGTGTCCAACAATGACGAGGAGCTTTTGCAGTACGCCATTCATCAGAGTCTCTTGGAGTCTCATGGTCAG CAGGGCATCTGGGATGTTGCTGATGGGGATTTTGTGGATGTCATGCCAAGCATCCCAAATGACAG GAGCGTCCCAGAAGGCATCCTGGTAGACATTGCCAACAGCTCTAGCCCCCCCTCTGCCTCTAGCCCCgactctgaccttcatcttgcGCTGGAGCTCTCTACACAAGCTcagcaggaagaggagaggatgaggaagcaggaggaagaggagctgcagaggatCTTACAGCTGTCGCTCACAGACAAGTAA
- the ankrd13a gene encoding ankyrin repeat domain-containing protein 13A isoform X2, producing the protein MSTANDVSEDFRVKFPLHVAVWDNDYRRLEEQIRLQNDIDNVDPRGRTALHLAVSLGHLESVRVLLRHGAAVTKENANNWTVLQEAVSTGDPEMVQLVLQRRDYLKASTALGGVPELLSKIRKSPDFYMEMKWEFTSWIPLLSRVCPSDVCRIWKSGACLRVDATLLGFENMTWIRGRRSYIFRGDDSCAELMEINHDDQVVDVERFNISQEMEDVTLESMQPPEQEVAKRLTTPIVNTYLDTKDIAFERSKSGIWGWRSDKTEAVNGFEAKVFTVNNVNVVIRTRTEHLTDEEKARIKSERNVLESLLGTVEQHISAQGDLTLEYATATNPTAILPEEYFNPEFDLGNRDIGRPIELSIRTQKFKGTLWMSEEHPLSLVEQVTPIIDLMARTSSHFARLRDFVTLKFPPGFPVKIEIPLFHVLNAKITFGNVNKCSTEEEVTTTPAATPTSAGEEEAAAEPPLFRVCSSVFEVPANYHRRGVSRHMPVSNNDEELLQYAIHQSLLESHGQQGIWDVADGDFVDVMPSIPNDRSVPEGILVDIANSSSPPSASSPDSDLHLALELSTQAQQEEERMRKQEEEELQRILQLSLTDK; encoded by the exons ATGTCCACGGCTAACGACGTTAGCGAAGACTTCAGAGTGAAGTTTCCCCTGCATGTCGCAGTGTGGGACAATGATTACAGAAGACTGGAGGAACAAATAAGGCTACAG aacgACATTGACAACGTTGACCCCAGAGGTCGAACAGCATTACACCTGGCCGTGTCACTGGGACACCTGGAATCAGTGAGAGTCCTCCTGAGACATGGTGCTGCAGTAACTAAAGAAAATGCCAACAACTGGACAG TGTTGCAGGAAGCAGTGAGCACTGGAGATCCAGAGATGGTCCAGTTGGTCCTTCAGCGCAGAGACTACCTCAAAGCCTCCACTGCTTTGGGAGGAGTTCCAGAGCTCCTGTCAAAGATTCGAAAG TCTCCAGACTTCTATATGGAAATGAAGTGGGAATTCACCAGCTGGA TTCCTCTTCTATCACGGGTTTGTCCAAGCGATGTCTGCCGCATATGGAAAAGTGGTGCCTGCCTGCGAGTGGATGCCACTCTTCTTGGCTTTGAAAACATGACATGGATCAGAGGTCGTAGGAGCTACATATTCAGAGGAGATG ATTCGTGTGCAGAGCTGATGGAGATAAACCACGACGATCAAGTGGTTGATGTTGAACGCTTCAACATATCTCAAGAAATGGAAGACGTGACATTGGAATCGATGCAGCCTCCAGAGCAGGAAGTCGCTAAAAGGCTGACCACCCCTATTGTCAACACATACTTGGACACAAAGGACATTGCCTTTGAGAG GTCCAAGTCTGGGATCTGGGGCTGGAGATCGGACAAAACAGAAGCAGTCAATGGATTTGAAGCAAAG GTTTTCACTGTCAACAATGTAAACGTGGTCATCAGGACAAGGACAGAGCATCTAACGGATGAGGAGAAGGCCAGGATTAAAA gtgaaaGAAATGTTCTGGAGTCCCTGCTGGGAACGGTGGAGCAGCACATCAGTGCACAGGGG GACTTGACACTTGAATATGCAACTGCCACAAATCCCACTGCAATCCTCCCAGAGGAGTACTTTAATCCAGAGTTTGACCTGGGAAACAGAGATATCGGCCGTCCCATTGAGCTGAGCATTCGAACTCAAAA GTTTAAAGGTACCCTCTGGATGAGTGAGGAGCATCCTCTGTCCCTGGTAGAGCAGGTGACCCCCATCATTGACCTTATGGCTCGAACCAGTTCCCATTTTGCACGTCTCCGAGACTTTGTGACCCTGAAATTTCCCCCTGGGTTTCCTGTTAAGATAg AGATTCCTCTGTTTCATGTACTGAATGCCAAAATTACATTTGGCAATGTAAATAAATGCAGCACTGAAGAAGAAGTGACCACAACACCGGCAGCCACACCCACATCCGCAGGAGAagaggaagcagcagcag AACCTCCTCTGTTTCGGGTGTGTTCCTCGGTGTTTGAGGTACCAGCCAATTATCACCGCCGGGGGGTCAGCCGCCACATGCCAGTGTCCAACAATGACGAGGAGCTTTTGCAGTACGCCATTCATCAGAGTCTCTTGGAGTCTCATGGTCAG CAGGGCATCTGGGATGTTGCTGATGGGGATTTTGTGGATGTCATGCCAAGCATCCCAAATGACAG GAGCGTCCCAGAAGGCATCCTGGTAGACATTGCCAACAGCTCTAGCCCCCCCTCTGCCTCTAGCCCCgactctgaccttcatcttgcGCTGGAGCTCTCTACACAAGCTcagcaggaagaggagaggatgaggaagcaggaggaagaggagctgcagaggatCTTACAGCTGTCGCTCACAGACAAGTAA